In Sphingobacterium sp. R2, the genomic stretch TCTTAAAGACGTTGAAGCAGATTACTTTGCCCTATTGGAAAGAAAAAACTACCCAGTGAAGGACAGCAACGGCATTTACCAACGCTATCATAATCCGGTCATTACGGCGGCGCATACACCGCTGTTCTGGCGATACGACTTAAACGAACAGCGCAATCCATTTTTGATGGAACGATTTGGTATCAATGGAACCTTTAATGCCGGTGCGATCAAATGGAACGATAAGTACCTGTTGGTCGTACGGGTCGAGGGAAATGACCGCAAGTCTTTCTTTGCCATAGCAGAAAGCCCAAATGGAATCGACAATTTTAAGTTCTGGGATTTTCCGGTCGATCTTCCCGAAACGGACAATCCTGATACCAATGTCTACGATATGCGTTTGACGCTGCACGAAGACGGCTGGATTTATGGTATTTTCTGTTCGGAACGGAAAGATCCGGCAGCACCTTCCGGCGATTTATCTTCGGCCGTGGCGGCAGCAGGAATTGTACGGACAAAAGATCTAAAGCACTGGGAAAGGCTACCCGATTTGGTCGCAAAGAGCCAGCAGCGCAATGTGGTGCTGCACCCCGAATTTGTCGACGGAAAATATGCTTTATATACCCGCCCTCAGGATGGGTTTATCGATACTGGAAGTGGTGGTGGAATCGGATGGGCACTGGTGGATACGATGGAGAATGCGATTGTAAGCGAAGAAAAAATTATAAATCATCGGTATTATCACACCATCAAGGAGTTAAAAAATGGCGAAGGGCCCGCACCCATAAAAACGCCGAAAGGCTGGTTGCACCTCGCGCATGGCGTCCGCGCATGTGCTGCTGGTCTTCGCTATGTCCTGTATGTTTATCTGACAGATCTAGCTGCTCCGGACAAACTCATTGCTGAACCTGCCGGCCATCTGATGGCACCAATGGGCGAGGAACGCGTCGGTGATGTTTCAAATGTACTTTTTAGCAATGGCTGGATAGCCGATGACGATGGAACAGTTTATCTTTATTATGCCTCGAGTGATACCCGCATGCACGTGGCCGTATCTTCAATCGAAAAACTAGTGGATTATTGCTTGTCTACAACAGTGGATGGCATGCGGTCAAAAACATCTGTCGAGACGCTGGTAAAGATTATTTCGAAAAACTTAAACCAATAAAATGTTTAAATTTATCGCAAAACGAGAATAATGAGTAAAACGGAACATATTACATTAAAGGAAAAAATCGGTTATGGACTAGGGGATGCCGCTTCGTCCATGTTCTGGAAATTATTTAGCATGTACCTGATGTTTTTCTATACCGATATCTTCGGGATGGAAGCAAAAGTGGTGGGCACCATGTTTCTGGTCACGCGTGTCTGGGATTCTTTGTTTGACCCTGTTATTGGTGTGCTGGCAGATCGTACGCAGTCTAAATGGGGAAAATTCAGACCCTACCTGCTGTATGTAGCGGTACCGTTTGGCGTCATTGGGGTGTTTACGTTCTACACGCCAGCACTTGCCGAAAGCGGCAAGCTGCTGTATGCATATGTGACATATTCGATCATGATGATGGTCTATTCAGCCATCAATGTGCCTTATGCTTCTTTGTTAGGGGTAATGAGTGCATCGCCCAAAACCAGAAGTGTATTGGCCACTTTCCGAATGACTTTTGCCTATCTCGGAAGTTTCGTGACGCTATTGCTCTTCAATCCAATGGTCAATTTTTTTAGTGGCTACAACCCGCATATAGAAGCGCAGCAGCAGGGCTGGGCGATGGCTGCAGCGGTAATTGCGCTCTGCGCCGTCGTTCTATTTCTGCTCTGCTTTGCTTGGACGCGTGAACGGGTTCAGCCGGTAACGGATACGAAAAGTAGTCTTAAGCAGGATATCAAAGATT encodes the following:
- a CDS encoding glycosidase, which codes for MSTLFEQRLKDVEADYFALLERKNYPVKDSNGIYQRYHNPVITAAHTPLFWRYDLNEQRNPFLMERFGINGTFNAGAIKWNDKYLLVVRVEGNDRKSFFAIAESPNGIDNFKFWDFPVDLPETDNPDTNVYDMRLTLHEDGWIYGIFCSERKDPAAPSGDLSSAVAAAGIVRTKDLKHWERLPDLVAKSQQRNVVLHPEFVDGKYALYTRPQDGFIDTGSGGGIGWALVDTMENAIVSEEKIINHRYYHTIKELKNGEGPAPIKTPKGWLHLAHGVRACAAGLRYVLYVYLTDLAAPDKLIAEPAGHLMAPMGEERVGDVSNVLFSNGWIADDDGTVYLYYASSDTRMHVAVSSIEKLVDYCLSTTVDGMRSKTSVETLVKIISKNLNQ